Proteins from a genomic interval of Cucumis melo cultivar AY chromosome 7, USDA_Cmelo_AY_1.0, whole genome shotgun sequence:
- the LOC103501847 gene encoding probable sodium/metabolite cotransporter BASS1, chloroplastic: MQSLPSDTCVLRPYRYSLSTFTPRTSLVTSSSSNNPLNSSLSSFSLVGLRRESSLLLFGDRIWNRNPFVCSQTKRNDFGLLVPPLRCEPSSNGNSIQGERSLMQWIELIGEALSTAFPVWVALGCVLGLLRPASYAWVQPRWTVLGITLTMLGMGMTLTLDDLRGALAMPKELISGFVLQYSVMPISGFLVSKLLNLPSYYAAGLILVGCCPGGTASNIVTYIARGNVALSVLMTATSTMAAVIMTPFLTAKLAGQFVAVDAAGLLMSTLQIVLLPVLGGAFLNQYFHGLVRFVSPFMPPIAVGTVAVLCGHAIAQSSSAIRISGQQVVLAAALLHASGFFFGYVLARLLGIDIASSRTISIEVGMQNSVLGVVLASQHFGNPLTAVPCAVSSVCHSIFGSVLAGIWRQSKD; this comes from the exons ATGCAGTCTCTTCCATCAGATACTTGCGTTCTTCGTCCTTATCGATATTCCCTTTCAACCTTCACGCCGCGCACTTCACTTGtaacttcatcttcttctaaCAACCCTCTCAATTCGTCTTTGTCCTCTTTTTCTCTGGTTGGGTTACGTCGTGAATCTTCTTTACTGCTATTCGGCGACCGAATTTGGAATCGGAACCCTTTTGTTTGCTCCCAGACCAAACGGAATGATTTTGGATTGTTAGTTCCTCCTCTTCGATGCGAACCGTCATCGAACGGCAACAGCATCCAGGGCGAGCGGAGTTTGATGCAGTGGATTGAATTGATTGGAGAAGCTTTATCTACTGCGTTTCCTGTTTGGGTGGCGCTAGGTTGCGTTTTAGGGCTGCTCAGACCGGCTTCCTATGCTTGGGTTCAACCGAGATGGACTGTTCTTGGCATTACTCTCACAATGCTTGGTATGGGCATGACATTGACCCTCGATGATCTTCGTGGAGCCTTGGCTATGCCTAAGGAATTGATTTCTGGGTTCGTTCTCCAGTATTCG GTGATGCCAATATCAGGCTTTCTTGTCAGCAAGCTTTTAAATTTGCCATCTTACTATGCAGCTGGTTTAATATTGGTTGGTTGCTGTCCTGGTG GAACAGCAAGCAATATCGTCACTTACATTGCAAG GGGAAATGTAGCTCTTTCCGTGTTGATGACTGCCACAAGCACTATGGCAGCCGTG ATCATGACCCCTTTTCTCACTGCCAAACTGGCTGGTCAATTTGTTGCCGTAGATGCAGCTGGGTTGTTAATGTCCACCCTGCAG ATTGTGCTTCTTCCAGTGTTGGGTGGGGCATTTTTAAACCAGTATTTCCATGGCTTGGTTAGATTTGTCTCTCCATTCATGCCCCCTATCGCAGTTGGCACCGTAGCTGTTTTATGTGGACATGCAATTGCTCAGAGCTCCTCTGCTATTCGGATCTCTGGTCAGCAAGTAGTACTGGCTGCAGCTCTTCTTCACGCTTCAGGATTTTTCTTCGGTTATGTGCTTGCAAGATTGCTTGGCATCGACATTGCATCTTCTCGAACGATCTCCATTGAAGTTGGAATGCAG AACTCGGTACTAGGAGTTGTTCTTGCTAGCCAGCACTTTGGAAATCCTCTTACGGCAGTGCCCTGTGCAGTTTCTAGTGTTTGCCACTCAATCTTTGGCAGCGTTCTTGCTGGGATTTGGAGGCAAAGCAAAGATTAG